CGAACAGGTATTCTCCGTCCGGGGTCAGGGCCAGGGCCTGCGGGCAGTCGATCGCGGGCACCGTGGCCAGGACGGTGTCACCGGCCGTCGAAATCACCGACACCGAGTCGCTGCGGGAGTTGCCCACGTACAGCAGATCGCCCATCGCTGTGATTGTCACAGGAATGGTGAACGACCCGGCGGTGATTTCGTTAGTGACCGCCAAGCTCTCGGTGTCGATCCGCAGGACGTTCCAGAGGTTGGCCACGTACAGCACCTTGCCGTCCGGCGTGAGGGCCATGCCCTCGGGGCGGCCGGGCACGGCGATCTGCTGGGCTACCGCCAACTCGGCGGTATCGACGACCGCGACGCGGCTGGAGTAGTGGTTGGCCACGTAAACGCGGCTGCCATCGGGGCTTGCCAGCAGTCCGAGCGGGTCGTAGCTCAGATCGCTCACCGGAATAACGGCGATCAGCGAGCCATCAGCGGTGTCGATCACCTGCAGACTGCAGCCGTAGTAGGTGACCACGTACGCCCGCGCCCCATCCGGCGAGAACGCCACGCCCACCGGTCCGTCGCCGCCCGCGATAATACTGGCGATGCTGTGGTCCGAGGTCTGGAAAATCGTGACCGAATCGTCAAACATGTTGGCCACCCAGACCTGGCTGCCGTCGGGGGTGTACGCCAAGGCCGAGGGGCCGTCGCCTACCGGCACCGTGGCCAGGAACTCGTTCGGGTACGGCGCCCAATCGCCCTCCTTGGCCATGGCCGAGGGGTCCAGGCCGAAGCTGTCCAACTGGACCAGGGACGGCACGCAGCCGGTCAGCACGGCGCAGCCGATCGCGATCAGCATCAATATGCAGGCATGGGGATGTGGCGAACTCATCTTTGGCTCCCTTCGGAAAAGTACGTGACGGTTTCAAGCTCGCCCTATCGCTGATCCGGCGTCCGAACGTCCTATAACCAGCCGT
Above is a window of Phycisphaerae bacterium DNA encoding:
- a CDS encoding YncE family protein, coding for MSSPHPHACILMLIAIGCAVLTGCVPSLVQLDSFGLDPSAMAKEGDWAPYPNEFLATVPVGDGPSALAYTPDGSQVWVANMFDDSVTIFQTSDHSIASIIAGGDGPVGVAFSPDGARAYVVTYYGCSLQVIDTADGSLIAVIPVSDLSYDPLGLLASPDGSRVYVANHYSSRVAVVDTAELAVAQQIAVPGRPEGMALTPDGKVLYVANLWNVLRIDTESLAVTNEITAGSFTIPVTITAMGDLLYVGNSRSDSVSVISTAGDTVLATVPAIDCPQALALTPDGEYLFVANHDAGTVTVIETATNAVVETIPSGTDNLSMPYAVAISPDGSSAYVANWRHDTVTILLGEPPAPQVLTVEMVLGDGAAETVINTRSRGMIEAVVATTDTFDVADVDVPTVNLAGAPVASRGKSGKLHAEFVDVDFDGDMDLVLKFRVPDLQIASDATEVVLGGLTTEGEKFTAAAAVTVTAR